From the Marinomonas sp. THO17 genome, one window contains:
- the oadA gene encoding sodium-extruding oxaloacetate decarboxylase subunit alpha has protein sequence MTTTKQPLGITDVVLRDAHQSLFATRLRIDDMLPIAEKLDKVGFWSLESWGGATFDSCIRFIGEDPWDRIRELKKAMPNTPQQMLLRGQNLLGYRHYADDVVAKFAERAAANGVDVFRIFDAMNDPRNLEQAIKSVKEVGKHAQGTISYTKSPVHTTQNWVDYAKTLEDMGADSIAIKDMSGILTPYDAFDLVSLLKEQTDLEVQLHAHATSGLSDMTILKSIEAGIDRVDTAISSMSMTYGHSSTESVVAALQGTDRDTGLDLELLEEIAAYFREVRKKYAKFEGSLRGTDSRILIAQVPGGMLTNMENQLKEQGAADKFDDVLKEIPKVREDLGLIPLVTPTSQIVGTQAVLNVLTGERYKSISKETAGILKGEYGAAPAEFNKELQQRVLDGADPITCRPADLLEPEVEKLTLELQDLAKEKQISLSDDLIDDVLTYALFPQIGLKFLENRDNPDAFEPVPSGLELVEASQNSEGPAVYTVSVAGQSYVVEVEEGGDISQIQAVSTSSSVPDAAPVAAPSGGEDVPAPLAGNIFKVLVKPGQQVQEGETIMILEAMKMETEISAPKSGVVGSIHVKEGDAVQVGQALLSL, from the coding sequence ATGACAACAACTAAGCAACCTCTTGGTATTACGGACGTCGTGTTACGTGATGCTCACCAATCTTTATTCGCCACTCGATTACGTATTGACGATATGCTGCCTATTGCGGAAAAGCTCGATAAAGTTGGCTTTTGGTCTTTAGAATCATGGGGTGGGGCGACGTTCGATTCCTGTATACGTTTTATTGGCGAAGATCCATGGGATCGTATTCGTGAACTAAAAAAAGCCATGCCTAATACACCGCAACAAATGCTATTGCGTGGACAAAACCTATTAGGTTATCGTCATTATGCTGATGATGTTGTGGCTAAATTTGCAGAACGTGCGGCTGCAAACGGTGTGGATGTTTTCCGTATTTTTGATGCGATGAACGACCCGCGTAATCTAGAGCAAGCCATTAAATCGGTAAAAGAAGTCGGGAAGCATGCTCAAGGTACTATCTCTTATACTAAGAGCCCTGTTCATACCACTCAAAATTGGGTGGATTATGCGAAAACCTTAGAGGATATGGGCGCAGACTCAATAGCTATCAAAGATATGTCCGGTATCTTGACGCCTTACGATGCTTTTGATCTGGTGTCTTTATTAAAAGAACAAACGGATTTAGAAGTTCAGTTGCATGCTCATGCAACCTCTGGTTTGTCTGATATGACTATTCTTAAATCAATAGAGGCGGGTATTGATCGTGTTGATACGGCGATTTCATCCATGTCGATGACCTATGGGCATTCCTCTACTGAATCGGTTGTGGCGGCATTACAAGGTACTGATCGTGATACCGGTTTGGATCTTGAATTACTTGAAGAAATTGCCGCTTACTTCAGAGAAGTTCGTAAAAAATATGCGAAATTTGAAGGCTCGTTGCGTGGAACGGATTCTCGTATTTTGATTGCTCAAGTGCCTGGCGGTATGTTAACTAACATGGAAAACCAGCTGAAAGAGCAAGGCGCAGCGGATAAATTTGATGATGTACTAAAAGAAATTCCAAAAGTTCGTGAAGATCTTGGCTTGATTCCTCTGGTAACGCCGACGTCTCAAATTGTAGGTACGCAAGCGGTGTTGAACGTACTCACTGGCGAACGTTACAAATCTATCTCAAAAGAAACGGCCGGTATACTTAAAGGTGAATACGGTGCTGCACCTGCTGAATTCAATAAAGAGTTACAACAAAGAGTATTGGATGGGGCTGATCCAATTACTTGTCGTCCTGCAGATTTACTTGAGCCAGAAGTAGAAAAATTAACCTTAGAATTGCAAGATCTGGCGAAGGAAAAGCAAATCAGCTTATCTGATGATTTGATTGATGACGTTTTGACTTATGCTTTGTTTCCGCAAATTGGTTTGAAGTTTCTTGAAAATCGTGACAACCCTGATGCTTTCGAGCCGGTTCCGTCAGGGCTGGAGTTGGTTGAGGCATCGCAAAACTCCGAAGGTCCAGCAGTTTATACGGTAAGTGTTGCGGGTCAAAGTTATGTAGTCGAAGTAGAAGAAGGTGGCGATATCAGTCAGATACAAGCTGTTTCTACTTCATCCTCTGTTCCTGACGCTGCACCAGTCGCTGCACCTAGTGGTGGTGAAGATGTTCCTGCACCATTAGCAGGTAACATTTTCAAAGTGCTTGTTAAGCCGGGTCAACAGGTTCAGGAAGGTGAAACCATTATGATTCTTGAAGCGATGAAAATGGAAACCGAAATATCTGCACCTAAATCAGGTGTGGTGGGTTCTATTCATGTTAAAGAAGGTGATGCTGTACAAGTTGGTCAAGCATTACTGTCGCTTTAA
- a CDS encoding OadG family transporter subunit, with protein MNELVSEGVGLMVLGMGFVFLFLVVLIFATSYMSLLINKYFPDNAVATTSGVSGVATLNHSVDPQIAAAITAAIHQHRNK; from the coding sequence ATGAACGAATTGGTTAGTGAGGGTGTTGGTTTAATGGTGCTTGGGATGGGTTTTGTATTCCTATTTCTTGTCGTTTTGATTTTCGCGACCAGTTACATGTCGTTGTTAATTAATAAATATTTTCCTGATAATGCTGTTGCAACAACGAGTGGTGTATCTGGCGTAGCTACTTTAAATCATTCTGTTGACCCGCAAATTGCGGCGGCTATTACCGCTGCTATTCACCAACACAGAAACAAATAA